From a region of the Hippopotamus amphibius kiboko isolate mHipAmp2 chromosome 3, mHipAmp2.hap2, whole genome shotgun sequence genome:
- the CTSF gene encoding cathepsin F isoform X3, whose product MAPWLQLLLLLGLLPGAAPAPNKPRAAGAQAWELLEPARFALEMYNRGRAAGTRAALGAVHGRVRRAGRGSLYSLKATLVEPPCNDPTVCQLPVSKKTLLCSFEVLDELGKHMLLRRDCGPVDTKITDDKNETFSSFLPLLNKDPLPQDFSVKMASIFKEFVTTYNRTYDTEEEARWRMSVFANNMVRAQKIQALDRGTARYGVTKFSDLTEEEFRTIYLNPLLKEGPGKKMRLAQSVSDLPPPEWDWRRKGAVTKVKDQGMCGSCWAFSVTGNVEGQWFLKRGTLLSLSEQELLDCDKVDKACLGGLPSNAYSAIRTLGGLETEDDYSYHGHLQTCSFSAQKAKVYINDSVELSQNEQKLAAWLAKKGPISVAINAFGMQALPRPSGPSRTAGALTGARRVTTTCTVAPGPVV is encoded by the exons ATGGCGCCCTGGCTgcagctgctgttgctgctggggCTGCTCCCCGGCGCCGCTCCGGCCCCCAACAAGCCGCGAGCGGCCGGCGCGCAGGCCTGGGAGCTGCTGGAGCCCGCCCGCTTCGCCCTGGAGATGTACAACCGCGGCCGGGCTGCCGGGACGCGGGCCGCGCTGGGGGCCGTGCACGGTCGCGTCCGCCGG GCGGGCCGGGGGTCGCTGTATTCCCTGAAGGCGACCCTGGTGGAGCCGCCCTGCAACGACCCCACGGTGTGTCAGCTCCCTGTGTCCAAGAAAACTCTG CTCTGCAGCTTTGAAGTCCTGGACGAGCTAGGGAAACACATGCTACTGAGGCGGGACTGTGGCCCAGTGGATACCAAGATTACAG ATGACAAAAATGAGACTTTCAGTTCGTTCCTTCCACTGTTGAACAAGGATCCCCTGCCCCAG GACTTTTCTGTGAAGATGGCTTCGATTTTCAAGGAGTTTGTCACCACCTATAACCGGACATATGATACAGAGGAGG AAGCCAGGTGGCGCATGTCCGTCTTTGCCAATAACATGGTGCGAGCACAGAAGATCCAGGCCCTGGACCGTGGCACAGCTCGGTATGGGGTCACCAAGTTCAGTGACCTTACAG AGGAGGAGTTCCGCACCATCTACTTGAATCCCCTCCTCAAGGAGGGGCCTGGCAAGAAGATGCGCCTAGCCCAGTCCGTCAGCGACCTTCCTCCACCTGAGTGGGACTGGAGGCGTAAGGGGGCTGTCACCAAAGTCAAGGACCAG GGCATGTGCGGCTCCTGCTGGGCCTTCTCAGTCACAGGCAATGTGGAGGGCCAGTGGTTCCTAAAACGGGGGACCCTGCTCTCCCTGTCTGAGCAGG AGCTCTTGGACTGTGACAAGGTGGACAAGGCCTGCCTGGGTGGCTTGCCCTCCAACGCCTATTCGGCCATCAGGACGCTGG GAGGGCTGGAGACAGAGGACGACTACAGCTACCATGGCCACTTGCAGACCTGCAGCTTCTCTGCACAGAAGGCCAAGGTCTACATCAATGACTCAGTGGAGCTGAGCCAGAATGAGCAAA AGCTGGCGGCCTGGCTGGCCAAGAAGGGCCCCATCTCCGTCGCCATCAACGCTTTTGGCATGCAG GCTCTGCCACGCCCTTCTGGGCCATCAAGAACAGCTGGGGCTCTGACTGGGGCGAGGAG GGTTACTACTACTTGCACCGTGGCTCCGGGGCCTGTGGTGTGA
- the ACTN3 gene encoding alpha-actinin-3 isoform X2, protein MMMVMQPEGLRVGEGPFAGGGGGGGEYMEQEEDWDRDLLLDPAWEKQQRKTFTAWCNSHLRKAGTQIENIEEDFRNGLKLMLLLEVISGERLPRPDKGKMRFHKIANVNKALDFIASKGVKLVSIGAEEIVDGNLKMTLGMIWTIILRFAIQDISVEETSAKEGLLLWCQRKTAPYRNVNVQNFHTSWKDGLALCALIHRHRPDLIDYAKLRKDDPIGNLNTAFEVAEKYLDIPKMLDAEDIVNTPKPDEKAIMTYVSCFYHAFAGAEQAETAANRICKVLAVNQENEKLMEEYEKLASELLEWIRRTVPWLENRVGEPSMSAMQRKLEDFRDYRRLHKPPRVQEKCQLEINFNTLQTKLRLSHRPAFMPSEGKLVSDIANAWRGLEQVEKGYEDWLLSEIRRLQRLQHLAEKFQQKASLHEAWTRGKEEMLSQRDYESASLQEVRALLRRHEAFESDLAAHQDRVEHIAALAQELNELDYHEAASVNSRCQAICDQWDNLGTLTQKRRDALERMEKLLETIDQLQLEFARRAAPFNNWLDGAVEDLQDVWLVHSVEETQSLVTAHEQFKATLPEADRERGAILGIQGEIQKICQTYGLRPSSTNPYIALSPQDINTKWDTVRKLVPSRDQTLQEELTRQQVNERLRRQFAAQANAVGPWIQAKVEEVGRLAAGMAGSLEEQMAGLRQQEHNIINYKSNIDRLEGDHQLLQESLVFDNKHTVYSMEHIRVGWEQLLTSIARTINEVENQVLTRDAKGLSQEQLNEFRASFNHFDRKRNGMMEPDDFRACLISMGYDLGEVEFARIMTMVDPNAAGVVTFQAFIDFMTRETAETDTAEQVVASFKILAGDKNYITPEELRRELPAEQAEYCIRRMAPYKGSGAPAGALDYVAFSSALYGESDL, encoded by the exons ATGATGATGGTTATGCAGCCCGAGGGTCTGAGGGTCGGGGAGGGGCCCttcgcgggcggcggcggcgggggcggcgagTACATGGAACAGGAGGAGGACTGGGACCGCGACCTGCTGCTGGACCCGGCCTGGGAGAAGCAGCAGCGGAAA ACCTTCACTGCCTGGTGCAACTCGCACCTGCGCAAGGCTGGCACCCAGATCGAGAACATCGAGGAGGATTTCCGCAATGGTCTCAAACTCATGTTGCTTCTGGAGGTCATTTCAG GAGAGAGGCTGCCCAGGCCAGACAAAGGCAAGATGCGCTTCCACAAGATCGCCAATGTCAACAAGGCCCTGGACTTCATTGCCAGCAAGGGGGTGAAGCTGGTGTCCATCGGTGCTGAAG AGATTGTCGACGGGAACCTGAAGATGACCCTGGGTATGATCTGGACCATCATCCTTCGCTTCGCCATCCAGGACATCTCCGTGGAAG AAACCTCGGCCAAGGAAGGCTTGCTCCTGTGGTGTCAGCGGAAAACGGCTCCGTACCGCAACGTCAACGTGCAGAACTTCCACACCAG CTGGAAGGATGGCCTGGCCCTCTGTGCTCTCATCCACCGGCACCGCCCTGACCTCATTGACTATGCCAAACTGCGCAAG GACGACCCCATTGGCAACCTGAACACTGCCTTCGAGGTGGCAGAGAAGTACCTGGACATCCCCAAGATGCTGGACGCAGAAG ACATCGTGAACACCCCAAAGCCCGATGAGAAGGCCATCATGACCTACGTTTCCTGCTTCTACCATGCCTTCGCGGGGGCGGAGCAG GCAGAGACAGCCGCCAACAGGATCTGCAAGGTGCTGGCTGTGAACCAGGAGAACGAAAAGCTGATGGAGGAATATGAGAAGCTGGCCAGCGAG CTGCTGGAGTGGATCCGCCGCACTGTGCCGTGGCTGGAGAACCGCGTGGGCGAGCCCAGCATGAGCGCCATGCAGCGCAAGCTGGAGGACTTCCGGGACTACCGGCGCTTGCACAAGCCGCCCCGCGTGCAGGAGAAGTGCCAGCTGGAGATCAACTTCAACACGCTGCAGACCAAGCTGCGGCTGAGCCACCGGCCCGCCTTCATGCCCTCTGAGGGCAAGCTGGTCTCG GACATCGCCAACGCGTGGCGGGGGCTGGAGCAAGTGGAGAAGGGCTATGAGGACTGGCTGCTCTCGGAGATCCGGCGCCTGCAGCGGCTGCAGCACCTGGCGGAGAAGTTCCAGCAGAAGGCCTCCCTGCACGAAGCCTGGACCCGGG GGAAGGAGGAGATGCTAAGCCAGCGGGATTATGAGTCAGCTTCGCTGCAGGAGGTGCGGGCGTTGCTGCGGCGCCACGAGGCCTTTGAGAGCGACCTGGCGGCACACCAGGACCGCGTGGAGCACATTGCCGCGCTGGCCCAGGAGCTCAA TGAGCTGGACTACCATGAGGCGGCCTCAGTGAACAGCCGCTGCCAGGCCATCTGTGACCAGTGGGACAACCTGGGCACGCTGACCCAAAAGAGGCGGGATGCGCTAGAG CGGATGGAGAAGCTCCTGGAGACCATCGACCAGCTGCAGCTGGAGTTTGCCCGGCGGGCAGCGCCTTTCAACAACTGGCTGGACGGTGCCGTGGAGGACCTGCAGGACGTGTGGCTGGTGCACTCGGTGGAGGAGACCCAG AGCCTGGTGACAGCACACGAGCAATTCAAGGCAACGCTGCCCGAGGCCGACCGAGAGAGGGGGGCCATCCTGGGCATCCAGGGCGAGATCCAGAAGATCTGCCAGACGTACGGGCTGCGGCCCAGCTCCACCAACCCCTACATCGCCCTCAGCCCACAGGACATCAACACCAAGTGGGACACG GTCCGAAAGCTGGTACCCAGCCGTGACCAGACGCTGCAGGAGGAGCTGACACGGCAGCAGGTGAACGAGAGGCTCCGGCGGCAATTTGCAGCCCAGGCCAATGCCGTCGGGCCGTGGATCCAGGCGAAGGTGGAG GAAGTGGGGCGCCTGGCAGCGGGGATGGCTGGCTCTCTGGAAGAGCAGATGGCGGGGCTGCGGCAGCAGGAACACAATATCATCAACTACAAGAGCAACATCGACCGGCTGGAGGGTGACCACCAGCTGCTGCAGGAGAGCCTGGTGTTCGACAATAAGCACACTGTCTACAGCATGGAG cacatcCGCGTGGGCTGGGAGCAGCTGCTCACCTCCATTGCCCGCACCATCAACGAAGTGGAAAACCAGGTACTGACCCGGGACGCCAAGGGCCTGAGCCAGGAGCAGCTCAACGAGTTCCGGGCATCCTTCAACCACTTTGACCGG AAGCGGAATGGCATGATGGAGCCCGACGACTTCCGGGCCTGCCTCATCTCCATGGGCTACGACCTG GGGGAAGTGGAGTTCGCGCGAATCATGACCATGGTGGACCCCAATGCAGCCGGGGTCGTGACCTTCCAGGCCTTCATCGACTTCATGACCCGAGAGACAGCTGAGACCGACACGGCTGAACAAGTTGTGGCCTCGTTCAAGATCCTGGCGGGAGACAAG AACTACATCACGCCTGAGGAGCTGCGGCGGGAACTCCCAGCTGAGCAGGCCGAGTACTGCATCCGCCGCATGGCGCCCTACAAGGGATCCGGGGCTCCAGCTGGAGCCCTGGACTATGTGGCCTTCTCCAGTGCCCTCTACGGGGAGAGTGACCTCTGA
- the CTSF gene encoding cathepsin F isoform X1, whose protein sequence is MAPWLQLLLLLGLLPGAAPAPNKPRAAGAQAWELLEPARFALEMYNRGRAAGTRAALGAVHGRVRRAGRGSLYSLKATLVEPPCNDPTVCQLPVSKKTLLCSFEVLDELGKHMLLRRDCGPVDTKITDDKNETFSSFLPLLNKDPLPQDFSVKMASIFKEFVTTYNRTYDTEEEARWRMSVFANNMVRAQKIQALDRGTARYGVTKFSDLTEEEFRTIYLNPLLKEGPGKKMRLAQSVSDLPPPEWDWRRKGAVTKVKDQGMCGSCWAFSVTGNVEGQWFLKRGTLLSLSEQELLDCDKVDKACLGGLPSNAYSAIRTLGGLETEDDYSYHGHLQTCSFSAQKAKVYINDSVELSQNEQKLAAWLAKKGPISVAINAFGMQFYRHGISHPLRPLCSPWLIDHAVLLVGYGNRSATPFWAIKNSWGSDWGEEGYYYLHRGSGACGVNVMASSAVVD, encoded by the exons ATGGCGCCCTGGCTgcagctgctgttgctgctggggCTGCTCCCCGGCGCCGCTCCGGCCCCCAACAAGCCGCGAGCGGCCGGCGCGCAGGCCTGGGAGCTGCTGGAGCCCGCCCGCTTCGCCCTGGAGATGTACAACCGCGGCCGGGCTGCCGGGACGCGGGCCGCGCTGGGGGCCGTGCACGGTCGCGTCCGCCGG GCGGGCCGGGGGTCGCTGTATTCCCTGAAGGCGACCCTGGTGGAGCCGCCCTGCAACGACCCCACGGTGTGTCAGCTCCCTGTGTCCAAGAAAACTCTG CTCTGCAGCTTTGAAGTCCTGGACGAGCTAGGGAAACACATGCTACTGAGGCGGGACTGTGGCCCAGTGGATACCAAGATTACAG ATGACAAAAATGAGACTTTCAGTTCGTTCCTTCCACTGTTGAACAAGGATCCCCTGCCCCAG GACTTTTCTGTGAAGATGGCTTCGATTTTCAAGGAGTTTGTCACCACCTATAACCGGACATATGATACAGAGGAGG AAGCCAGGTGGCGCATGTCCGTCTTTGCCAATAACATGGTGCGAGCACAGAAGATCCAGGCCCTGGACCGTGGCACAGCTCGGTATGGGGTCACCAAGTTCAGTGACCTTACAG AGGAGGAGTTCCGCACCATCTACTTGAATCCCCTCCTCAAGGAGGGGCCTGGCAAGAAGATGCGCCTAGCCCAGTCCGTCAGCGACCTTCCTCCACCTGAGTGGGACTGGAGGCGTAAGGGGGCTGTCACCAAAGTCAAGGACCAG GGCATGTGCGGCTCCTGCTGGGCCTTCTCAGTCACAGGCAATGTGGAGGGCCAGTGGTTCCTAAAACGGGGGACCCTGCTCTCCCTGTCTGAGCAGG AGCTCTTGGACTGTGACAAGGTGGACAAGGCCTGCCTGGGTGGCTTGCCCTCCAACGCCTATTCGGCCATCAGGACGCTGG GAGGGCTGGAGACAGAGGACGACTACAGCTACCATGGCCACTTGCAGACCTGCAGCTTCTCTGCACAGAAGGCCAAGGTCTACATCAATGACTCAGTGGAGCTGAGCCAGAATGAGCAAA AGCTGGCGGCCTGGCTGGCCAAGAAGGGCCCCATCTCCGTCGCCATCAACGCTTTTGGCATGCAG TTCTACCGCCACGGGATCTCCCACCCCCTGCGGCCCCTCTGCAGCCCCTGGCTCATCGACCACGCTGTGCTGCTTGTGGGCTATGGCAACC GCTCTGCCACGCCCTTCTGGGCCATCAAGAACAGCTGGGGCTCTGACTGGGGCGAGGAG GGTTACTACTACTTGCACCGTGGCTCCGGGGCCTGTGGTGTGAACGTCATGGCCAGTTCAGCAGTGGTGGACTGA
- the ZDHHC24 gene encoding probable palmitoyltransferase ZDHHC24 — MGQPWAVGRAEAASTRLPLVLTALWAAAVGLELAYVLVLGPGPPPLGPLARTLQLALAAFQLLNLLGNVGLFLRSDPSIRGVMLAGRGLGQGWAYCYQCQSQVPPRSGHCSACRICILRRDHHCRLLGRCVGFHNYRPFLCLLLHGAGVLLHVSVLLGPALAALLRAHTPLHTAALLLLPWLMLLTGRVSLAQFALAFVTDTCVAGALLCGAGLLFHGMLLLRGQTTWEWARGQHAYDLGLSHNLQAALGPRWVLVWLWPFLASPLPGDGITFQTTADVGLMAS; from the exons ATGGGGCAGCCTTGGGCGGTGGGGCGCGCGGAGGCGGCGTCCACGCGGCTGCCCCTTGTACTCACCGCCCTGTGGGCCGCGGCCGTGGGCCTGGAGCTGGCCTACGTGCTGGTGCTGGGTCCCGGGCCTCCCCCGCTGGGACCCTTGGCCCGGACCTTGCAGCTTGCGCTGGCAGCCTTCCAGCTGCTCAACCTACTGGGCAACGTGGGGCTCTTCCTGCGCTCGGACCCCAGCATTCGGGGTGTGATGCTGGCTGGCCGTGGTCTGGGCCAGGGCTGGGC TTACTGCTACCAGTGCCAAAGCCAGGTGCCGCCGCGCAGTGGGCATTGCTCCGCCTGCCGCATCTGCATCCTTCGCCGGGACCATCACTGCCGCCTGCTGGGCCGCTGCGTGGGCTTCCACAACTACCGGCCCTTCCTGTGTCTGCTGCTTCACGGCGCAGGCGTCCTGCTGCACGTCTCTGTGCTGCTGGGCCCTGCCCTGGCAGCCCTGCTGCGAGCCCACACACCGCTCCATACCgctgccctcctcctgctgccctggCTCATGCTGCTTACAG GCAGAGTGTCTCTGGCGCAGTTCGCCCTGGCCTTCGTGACTGACACGTGTGTGGCGGGTGCGCTATTGTGCGGGGCTGGCCTGCTCTTCCATGGGATGTTGCTGCTGAGGGGCCAGACCACGTGGGAGTGGGCTCGGGGCCAGCACGCTTATGACCTGGGCCTCTCTCACAACCTGCAGGCAGCCCTGGGGCCCCGCTGGGTCCTCGTCTGGCTCTGGCCCTTCCTGGCCTCCCCATTGCCTGGGGATGGCATCACCTTTCAGACCACAGCTGATGTGGGACTCATGGCTTCCTGA
- the CTSF gene encoding cathepsin F isoform X2 codes for MAPWLQLLLLLGLLPGAAPAPNKPRAAGAQAWELLEPARFALEMYNRGRAAGTRAALGAVHGRVRRAGRGSLYSLKATLVEPPCNDPTVCQLPVSKKTLLCSFEVLDELGKHMLLRRDCGPVDTKITDDKNETFSSFLPLLNKDPLPQDFSVKMASIFKEFVTTYNRTYDTEEEEEFRTIYLNPLLKEGPGKKMRLAQSVSDLPPPEWDWRRKGAVTKVKDQGMCGSCWAFSVTGNVEGQWFLKRGTLLSLSEQELLDCDKVDKACLGGLPSNAYSAIRTLGGLETEDDYSYHGHLQTCSFSAQKAKVYINDSVELSQNEQKLAAWLAKKGPISVAINAFGMQFYRHGISHPLRPLCSPWLIDHAVLLVGYGNRSATPFWAIKNSWGSDWGEEGYYYLHRGSGACGVNVMASSAVVD; via the exons ATGGCGCCCTGGCTgcagctgctgttgctgctggggCTGCTCCCCGGCGCCGCTCCGGCCCCCAACAAGCCGCGAGCGGCCGGCGCGCAGGCCTGGGAGCTGCTGGAGCCCGCCCGCTTCGCCCTGGAGATGTACAACCGCGGCCGGGCTGCCGGGACGCGGGCCGCGCTGGGGGCCGTGCACGGTCGCGTCCGCCGG GCGGGCCGGGGGTCGCTGTATTCCCTGAAGGCGACCCTGGTGGAGCCGCCCTGCAACGACCCCACGGTGTGTCAGCTCCCTGTGTCCAAGAAAACTCTG CTCTGCAGCTTTGAAGTCCTGGACGAGCTAGGGAAACACATGCTACTGAGGCGGGACTGTGGCCCAGTGGATACCAAGATTACAG ATGACAAAAATGAGACTTTCAGTTCGTTCCTTCCACTGTTGAACAAGGATCCCCTGCCCCAG GACTTTTCTGTGAAGATGGCTTCGATTTTCAAGGAGTTTGTCACCACCTATAACCGGACATATGATACAGAGGAGG AGGAGGAGTTCCGCACCATCTACTTGAATCCCCTCCTCAAGGAGGGGCCTGGCAAGAAGATGCGCCTAGCCCAGTCCGTCAGCGACCTTCCTCCACCTGAGTGGGACTGGAGGCGTAAGGGGGCTGTCACCAAAGTCAAGGACCAG GGCATGTGCGGCTCCTGCTGGGCCTTCTCAGTCACAGGCAATGTGGAGGGCCAGTGGTTCCTAAAACGGGGGACCCTGCTCTCCCTGTCTGAGCAGG AGCTCTTGGACTGTGACAAGGTGGACAAGGCCTGCCTGGGTGGCTTGCCCTCCAACGCCTATTCGGCCATCAGGACGCTGG GAGGGCTGGAGACAGAGGACGACTACAGCTACCATGGCCACTTGCAGACCTGCAGCTTCTCTGCACAGAAGGCCAAGGTCTACATCAATGACTCAGTGGAGCTGAGCCAGAATGAGCAAA AGCTGGCGGCCTGGCTGGCCAAGAAGGGCCCCATCTCCGTCGCCATCAACGCTTTTGGCATGCAG TTCTACCGCCACGGGATCTCCCACCCCCTGCGGCCCCTCTGCAGCCCCTGGCTCATCGACCACGCTGTGCTGCTTGTGGGCTATGGCAACC GCTCTGCCACGCCCTTCTGGGCCATCAAGAACAGCTGGGGCTCTGACTGGGGCGAGGAG GGTTACTACTACTTGCACCGTGGCTCCGGGGCCTGTGGTGTGAACGTCATGGCCAGTTCAGCAGTGGTGGACTGA
- the ACTN3 gene encoding alpha-actinin-3 isoform X1, which yields MEQEEDWDRDLLLDPAWEKQQRKTFTAWCNSHLRKAGTQIENIEEDFRNGLKLMLLLEVISGERLPRPDKGKMRFHKIANVNKALDFIASKGVKLVSIGAEEIVDGNLKMTLGMIWTIILRFAIQDISVEETSAKEGLLLWCQRKTAPYRNVNVQNFHTSWKDGLALCALIHRHRPDLIDYAKLRKDDPIGNLNTAFEVAEKYLDIPKMLDAEDIVNTPKPDEKAIMTYVSCFYHAFAGAEQAETAANRICKVLAVNQENEKLMEEYEKLASELLEWIRRTVPWLENRVGEPSMSAMQRKLEDFRDYRRLHKPPRVQEKCQLEINFNTLQTKLRLSHRPAFMPSEGKLVSDIANAWRGLEQVEKGYEDWLLSEIRRLQRLQHLAEKFQQKASLHEAWTRGKEEMLSQRDYESASLQEVRALLRRHEAFESDLAAHQDRVEHIAALAQELNELDYHEAASVNSRCQAICDQWDNLGTLTQKRRDALERMEKLLETIDQLQLEFARRAAPFNNWLDGAVEDLQDVWLVHSVEETQSLVTAHEQFKATLPEADRERGAILGIQGEIQKICQTYGLRPSSTNPYIALSPQDINTKWDTVRKLVPSRDQTLQEELTRQQVNERLRRQFAAQANAVGPWIQAKVEEVGRLAAGMAGSLEEQMAGLRQQEHNIINYKSNIDRLEGDHQLLQESLVFDNKHTVYSMEHIRVGWEQLLTSIARTINEVENQVLTRDAKGLSQEQLNEFRASFNHFDRKRNGMMEPDDFRACLISMGYDLGEVEFARIMTMVDPNAAGVVTFQAFIDFMTRETAETDTAEQVVASFKILAGDKVSPWRCRGLAGRGGGTGPMGPQSLFSPQNYITPEELRRELPAEQAEYCIRRMAPYKGSGAPAGALDYVAFSSALYGESDL from the exons ATGGAACAGGAGGAGGACTGGGACCGCGACCTGCTGCTGGACCCGGCCTGGGAGAAGCAGCAGCGGAAA ACCTTCACTGCCTGGTGCAACTCGCACCTGCGCAAGGCTGGCACCCAGATCGAGAACATCGAGGAGGATTTCCGCAATGGTCTCAAACTCATGTTGCTTCTGGAGGTCATTTCAG GAGAGAGGCTGCCCAGGCCAGACAAAGGCAAGATGCGCTTCCACAAGATCGCCAATGTCAACAAGGCCCTGGACTTCATTGCCAGCAAGGGGGTGAAGCTGGTGTCCATCGGTGCTGAAG AGATTGTCGACGGGAACCTGAAGATGACCCTGGGTATGATCTGGACCATCATCCTTCGCTTCGCCATCCAGGACATCTCCGTGGAAG AAACCTCGGCCAAGGAAGGCTTGCTCCTGTGGTGTCAGCGGAAAACGGCTCCGTACCGCAACGTCAACGTGCAGAACTTCCACACCAG CTGGAAGGATGGCCTGGCCCTCTGTGCTCTCATCCACCGGCACCGCCCTGACCTCATTGACTATGCCAAACTGCGCAAG GACGACCCCATTGGCAACCTGAACACTGCCTTCGAGGTGGCAGAGAAGTACCTGGACATCCCCAAGATGCTGGACGCAGAAG ACATCGTGAACACCCCAAAGCCCGATGAGAAGGCCATCATGACCTACGTTTCCTGCTTCTACCATGCCTTCGCGGGGGCGGAGCAG GCAGAGACAGCCGCCAACAGGATCTGCAAGGTGCTGGCTGTGAACCAGGAGAACGAAAAGCTGATGGAGGAATATGAGAAGCTGGCCAGCGAG CTGCTGGAGTGGATCCGCCGCACTGTGCCGTGGCTGGAGAACCGCGTGGGCGAGCCCAGCATGAGCGCCATGCAGCGCAAGCTGGAGGACTTCCGGGACTACCGGCGCTTGCACAAGCCGCCCCGCGTGCAGGAGAAGTGCCAGCTGGAGATCAACTTCAACACGCTGCAGACCAAGCTGCGGCTGAGCCACCGGCCCGCCTTCATGCCCTCTGAGGGCAAGCTGGTCTCG GACATCGCCAACGCGTGGCGGGGGCTGGAGCAAGTGGAGAAGGGCTATGAGGACTGGCTGCTCTCGGAGATCCGGCGCCTGCAGCGGCTGCAGCACCTGGCGGAGAAGTTCCAGCAGAAGGCCTCCCTGCACGAAGCCTGGACCCGGG GGAAGGAGGAGATGCTAAGCCAGCGGGATTATGAGTCAGCTTCGCTGCAGGAGGTGCGGGCGTTGCTGCGGCGCCACGAGGCCTTTGAGAGCGACCTGGCGGCACACCAGGACCGCGTGGAGCACATTGCCGCGCTGGCCCAGGAGCTCAA TGAGCTGGACTACCATGAGGCGGCCTCAGTGAACAGCCGCTGCCAGGCCATCTGTGACCAGTGGGACAACCTGGGCACGCTGACCCAAAAGAGGCGGGATGCGCTAGAG CGGATGGAGAAGCTCCTGGAGACCATCGACCAGCTGCAGCTGGAGTTTGCCCGGCGGGCAGCGCCTTTCAACAACTGGCTGGACGGTGCCGTGGAGGACCTGCAGGACGTGTGGCTGGTGCACTCGGTGGAGGAGACCCAG AGCCTGGTGACAGCACACGAGCAATTCAAGGCAACGCTGCCCGAGGCCGACCGAGAGAGGGGGGCCATCCTGGGCATCCAGGGCGAGATCCAGAAGATCTGCCAGACGTACGGGCTGCGGCCCAGCTCCACCAACCCCTACATCGCCCTCAGCCCACAGGACATCAACACCAAGTGGGACACG GTCCGAAAGCTGGTACCCAGCCGTGACCAGACGCTGCAGGAGGAGCTGACACGGCAGCAGGTGAACGAGAGGCTCCGGCGGCAATTTGCAGCCCAGGCCAATGCCGTCGGGCCGTGGATCCAGGCGAAGGTGGAG GAAGTGGGGCGCCTGGCAGCGGGGATGGCTGGCTCTCTGGAAGAGCAGATGGCGGGGCTGCGGCAGCAGGAACACAATATCATCAACTACAAGAGCAACATCGACCGGCTGGAGGGTGACCACCAGCTGCTGCAGGAGAGCCTGGTGTTCGACAATAAGCACACTGTCTACAGCATGGAG cacatcCGCGTGGGCTGGGAGCAGCTGCTCACCTCCATTGCCCGCACCATCAACGAAGTGGAAAACCAGGTACTGACCCGGGACGCCAAGGGCCTGAGCCAGGAGCAGCTCAACGAGTTCCGGGCATCCTTCAACCACTTTGACCGG AAGCGGAATGGCATGATGGAGCCCGACGACTTCCGGGCCTGCCTCATCTCCATGGGCTACGACCTG GGGGAAGTGGAGTTCGCGCGAATCATGACCATGGTGGACCCCAATGCAGCCGGGGTCGTGACCTTCCAGGCCTTCATCGACTTCATGACCCGAGAGACAGCTGAGACCGACACGGCTGAACAAGTTGTGGCCTCGTTCAAGATCCTGGCGGGAGACAAGGTGAGTCCCTGGCGGTGCAGGGGGCTggcgggcaggggcgggggcacAGGACCCATGGGCCCTCAATCCCTCTTCTCCCCCCAGAACTACATCACGCCTGAGGAGCTGCGGCGGGAACTCCCAGCTGAGCAGGCCGAGTACTGCATCCGCCGCATGGCGCCCTACAAGGGATCCGGGGCTCCAGCTGGAGCCCTGGACTATGTGGCCTTCTCCAGTGCCCTCTACGGGGAGAGTGACCTCTGA